A single genomic interval of Saccharomyces kudriavzevii IFO 1802 strain IFO1802 genome assembly, chromosome: 3 harbors:
- the CDC50 gene encoding aminophospholipid translocase regulatory protein CDC50 (similar to Saccharomyces cerevisiae CDC50 (YCR094W) and YNR048W; ancestral locus Anc_6.374) has translation MVSLFKGAKVPLTKGRPTSKRPPNTAFRQQRLKAWQPILSPQSVLPFLIFIACIFTPIGIGLIVSASKVQDLTIDYSHCDTKASSTDFVDIPKKYTKYHFKNKVEKRPQWKLTEGEGGEKSCDLQFEIPNDIKKSVFIYYKLTNFYQNHRRYVQSFDRGQILGEPTKLDDLDTSCSPIRSRNDKMIYPCGLIANSMFNDTFSQKLSGVEGTGDYNLSNKDISWNIDRHRFKATKYNASDIVPPPNWMKKYPDGYTDENIPDIHDWEEFQVWMRTAAFPKFYKLALKNESAPLPKGKYEMNIELNYPISLFGGTKSFVLTTNGAIGGRNMSLGVLYLIVAGLCALFGIVFLVKLIFQPRTMGDHAYLNFDDGEEEDYENAHTENSTLREIL, from the coding sequence ATGgtttcattattcaaagGGGCTAAGGTTCCACTGACCAAGGGGAGACCCACGTCTAAAAGACCCCCAAACACAGCATTTAGACAACAAAGACTTAAGGCCTGGCAACCTATACTGTCTCCTCAAAGTGTACTTccatttttaatatttatTGCATGCATATTTACTCCCATTGGTATTGGGCTCATTGTGAGCGCTAGTAAGGTACAAGACCTGACAATCGATTATAGCCATTGTGATACAAAGGCGTCTTCAACTGATTTTGTTGACATACCAAAAAAGTACACCAAATAccacttcaaaaataaagtcGAAAAGAGGCCACAATGGAAACTAACTGAAGGCGAAGGCGGTGAAAAGTCATGCGACcttcaatttgaaattcCGAACGATATCAAGAAGTCTGTTTTCATATATTACAAACTGACCAATTtctatcaaaatcatcGTAGGTACGTTCAATCATTCGACAGAGGGCAGATATTAGGGGAACCTACCAAATTGGACGACTTGGATACGAGTTGTAGTCCTATAAGAAGTAGGAACGACAAGATGATATATCCATGTGGGTTGATTGCTAATTCCATGTTTAATGACAcattttctcaaaaattaAGTGGTGTTGAGGGTACTGGAGACTACAATTTATCTAACAAGGATATATCATGGAATATAGATCGCCATAGATTCAAAGCCACCAAGTATAACGCTAGCGATATTGTTCCACCGCCAAACTGGATGAAGAAGTATCCCGACGGGTATACCGACGAGAACATTCCTGACATTCATGATTGGGAAGAATTTCAGGTATGGATGAGAACGGCAGCCTTTCCCAAGTTTTATAAGCtagcattgaaaaatgaatcaGCCCCCTTGCCAAAGGGTAAGTATGAAATGAATATTGAGTTAAATTATCCTATTTCGCTATTCGGCGGCACGAAATCGTTTGTCTTAACTACAAATGGTGCAATCGGTGGTAGAAATATGTCGCTTGGCGTGTTATACCTGATTGTTGCGGGCCTCTGCGCCTTATTTGGTATCGTATTTTTGGTCaaattaatttttcaaccaaGAACAATGGGTGATCATGCTTATTTGAATTTCGATGATGGagaggaagaagattaTGAGAATGCGCACACTGAAAATTCCACATTAAGGGAAATATTATAA
- the MSH3 gene encoding mismatch repair protein MSH3 (similar to Saccharomyces cerevisiae MSH3 (YCR092C); ancestral locus Anc_6.372), protein MAGQPTISRFFKKANPPGPPQEQGQEIAVGNDAGSESICLDTDEEDTAETQSSTATSTLLDDDVSIKKLPSTGETICTPTKSSDIDFASKMDRIMKRGADVDTQSDENDRENLEVSFKKRVQRKPIAKLTPLDQQVKDLKMYHTDKVLVIRVGYKYKCFAEDAITVSRILHIKLVPGKLTIDESNPQDASHRQFAYCSFPDVRLNVHLERLVHHNLKVAVVEQAETSAIKKHDAAANKSSVFERKISNVFTKATFGVNSNFVLKGKRILGDTSSIWALSRILYQEKMANYSLISVNLNSGEVVYDEFEELNHATEKLQARIKYLQPIEVLVDTENLPSHVEKLFKGISCNLLHKNMPDLQEDVVLSIEVMNDKLRLSPSLIPLIHKLYSHMIEYNNEQVMLIPSIYAPFASKIHMLLDPNTLQSLDIFTHGGGKGSLFWLMDHTRTSFGFRMLRKWIFNPLTDVDKIEERLDAIECITSEINNNIFFESLNQMLSHTPDLLRTLNRIMYGTTSRKEVYFYLKQITSFVEHFKVHQSYLSEQFKSSEGRICKKSLLLFKLFSELNQLLSSTQLPYFLTMINVSAVMEKNPDRQIMDFFNLNNYDHSEGIISIQRDSELVRTQLKEELIQIRKYLKRPHLNFRDEVDYLIEVKNSQIKDLPDDWIKVNNTKMVSRFSTPMTQKLTQQLQYHKDLLMRESELQYKTFLNKITAEYTELRKITLNLAQYDCILSLAATSCNVNYVRPTFVNDQQAIIAKNARNPIIESLDVQYVPNDIMMSPEHGRISIITGPNMGGKSSYIRQVALLTIMAQIGSFVPAEEIRLSIFENVLTRIGAHDDILNGDSTFKVEMLDILYILKNCNGRSLLLLDEVGRGTGTHDGIAISYALIKYFSDLNNCPLILFTTHFPMLGEIKSPLIRNYHMDYVEEQKSGENWMSVIFLYKLKKGLTYNSYGMNVAKLARLDKDIINRAFIISEELQKEAANGEELKLFSRLKRIIKNDDMTATDKLVNFLSLNTH, encoded by the coding sequence ATGGCAGGACAACCCACGATAAGCaggtttttcaagaaagctAATCCGCCAGGGCCGCCGCAGGAGCAAGGACAAGAGATTGCGGTTGGAAATGACGCTGGTAGTGAATCCATTTGCCTTGACACTGATGAAGAGGATACAGCGGAGACACAGTCCTCAACTGCAACTTCAACGTTGCTTGACGATGACGTTTctatcaagaaattgccAAGCACTGGGGAGACAATTTGTACTCCAACGAAATCTAGTGATATTGACTTCGCCAGCAAAATGGATAGAATTATGAAAAGAGGAGCTGATGTGGATACACAGtctgatgaaaatgacagaGAGAATTTGGAAGTatcttttaaaaaaagagtcCAAAGAAAACCTATAGCAAAACTCACGCCCTTGGATCAACAGGTGAAGGACCTAAAAATGTATCATACTGATAAAGTGCTTGTCATTAGGGTTGgatataaatataaatgtTTTGCGGAGGACGCAATAACTGTGAGCAGGATATTGCATATTAAGCTGGTGCCTGGTAAACTGACTATTGATGAGTCGAACCCTCAGGATGCTAGTCATAGGCAGTTTGCGTATTGCTCTTTCCCAGATGTTAGATTAAACGTTCATCTGGAAAGACTTGTACATCATAATTTGAAAGTGGCCGTGGTGGAACAAGCAGAAACAAGTGCCATCAAGAAACATGATGCAGCTGCCAATAAGTCTagtgtttttgaaagaaagatttctaaCGTTTTTACCAAAGCTACTTTTGGTGTCAACTCTAATTTTGTTCTTAAGGGTAAGCGCATTCTTGGTGATACAAGCAGTATATGGGCTCTGTCTCGTATCTtgtatcaagaaaagatggcCAACtattctttgatttccgTTAATTTAAATAGTGGAGAGGTCGTGtatgatgaatttgaagaacttaATCACGCCACTGAGAAGCTGCAAGCACGAATCAAATATCTCCAACCCATAGAAGTATTGGTAGATACAGAGAATCTACCATCCCATGTAGAGAAACTATTCAAGGGTATTTCATGTAATTTACTCCACAAGAATATGCCGGATCTGCAAGAGGATGTGGTTCTTTCAATAGAAGTGATGAATGATAAATTAAGattatcaccatcactCATACCGCTGATTCACAAATTGTATTCACATATGATTGAGTACAACAATGAGCAGGTGATGTTGATCCCCTCCATTTATGCACCCTTTGCATCAAAAATACACATGTTACTAGATCCTAATACCTTACAGAgtcttgatattttcacTCATGGTGGTGGTAAGGGATCTTTATTTTGGTTAATGGACCATACAAGGACATCATTTGGTTTCAGAATGTTAAGGAAATGGATTTTTAATCCTTTGACAGATGTAGACAAAATTGAGGAACGACTTGATGcgattgaatgtattacATCTGAAatcaacaataatattttttttgagtcACTGAATCAAATGCTAAGTCATACCCCAGACTTGCTGAGGACCTTAAATCGTATAATGTATGGTACAACTTCTAGAAAGGAAGTTTACTTTTATCTAAAGCAAATAACGTCATTCGTTGAGCACTTCAAGGTGCATCAGTCGTATCTATCGGAACAGTTTAAATCATCCGAAGGAAGGATATGCAAAAAATCGTTGctacttttcaaattattcaGTGAATTGAATCAACTACTTTCTAGCACTCAATTGCCTTATTTTCTCACCATGATCAATGTTTCGGCAgtaatggaaaaaaaccCAGACAGGCAAATtatggattttttcaatctaaACAATTATGATCATTCAGAGGGCATTATAAGCATCCAAAGGGACAGTGAACTGGTACGAACACAGCTAAAGGAGGAATTGATACAGATACGAAAATATCTTAAGCGTCCTCATTTGAATTTCAGAGACGAGGTAGATTATTTAATTGAAGTTAAGAATTCGCAAATTAAGGATTTGCCGGATGATTGGATAAAAGTCAACAATACGAAGATGGTTAGCAGATTTTCTACACCAATGACTCAAAAATTGACGCAACAGCTGCAATATCATAAGGACCTGTTAATGCGTGAATCTGAACTGCAGTAtaaaacatttttgaacaaaattaCGGCAGAATATACAGAACTTCGTAAAATTACACTAAATTTAGCGCAGTACGATTGTATTTTATCACTAGCAGCCACATCGTGCAATGTTAATTACGTCAGACCAACTTTTGTGAACGACCAACAAGCGATAATCGCGAAGAACGCAAGAAATCCAATCATTGAGTCATTAGATGTCCAGTATGTACCGAATGATATTATGATGTCTCCAGAACATGGCAGAATCAGTATTATAACGGGACCAAACATGGGTGGGAAATCCTCTTATATCAGGCAAGTAGCGCTACTAACCATAATGGCACAGATTGGTTCATTTGTCCCTGcggaagaaataagattaagcatatttgaaaatgtgTTGACCAGAATTGGTGCACATGACGATATTTTGAATGGTGATTCCACATTTAAGGTGGAAATGCTTGACATTTTGTacattttgaagaattgtaATGGGCGATCGTTACTATTACTAGATGAAGTTGGAAGAGGTACCGGGACGCATGATGGTATAGCGATATCCTATGCATTGATAAAGTACTTTTCTGACTTAAATAATTGTCCCTTGATATTATTCACAACTCATTTTCCCATGTTAGGAGAAATTAAATCACCATTGATTAGAAATTATCATATGGATTACGTGGAAGAACAAAAGTCCGGCGAAAACTGGATGagtgtcatttttttgtataaattgaaaaaaggatTAACTTATAATAGCTACGGGATGAACGTAGCGAAATTGGCTCGCTTGGATAAAGATATTATAAATCGGGCGTTTATTATCTCTGAAGAATTGCAGAAAGAAGCTGCCAACGGTGAAGAACTCAAATTGTTCAGTcgtttgaaaagaataataaaaaacgATGATATGACAGCAACAGATAAACTTGtgaattttttatctttgaaTACTCACTGA
- the CDC39 gene encoding CCR4-NOT core subunit CDC39 (similar to Saccharomyces cerevisiae CDC39 (YCR093W); ancestral locus Anc_6.373), which translates to MLSATSSDLNTASNFHTVKEKQAAQILIAQISLLFTTLNNSNFESVEREIKHILDRSPVDIYIKVWQRLLTLSSQDILKSGKFLPQENLLHRLLLKFAEDLPKKSTDLIKLLKERTFEDQEFQKQTGITLSRFINLFDKSANKDLITSLDHSSQIKNLKKIKMNHTNYLRNFFLQTTPETLESNLRDLLHSLEGESLNDLLALLLSEILSPGSQNLQNDPRQSWLTPSIVVDATKCGAIIARSISSVQSNLINWNRVFNLMSTKYFLSVPLMATTASLSGLFAALHDGPVIDEFFSCDWKVIFKLDLAIQLHKWSVQNGCFDLLTAEGTRKVSDSIPNTKESLLYLLSIASLNLELFLQREELSDSPMLAYFQECFFEDFNHAPEYLVLALIKDMKRFILLIENKAIVDEILITLLVQVHNKSPSSFKDVISTITDDSKIVDAAKIIISSDDVPTANFFNSLSDTGRLDSVINKLSFSEAFKILPCVRQIGWEGFESFLKTKMSPSNVDIVLESLESQTKMTDANTSFRSSKTFDLFALHSLINALNKCPLDALQLQRFESLEFSLLIAFPRLINFGFGHDEAILANGDITVINSDIEKEMQNYLQKMYSGELAIKDVIELLRRLRDSDMPRDQEIFTCITHAVIAESSFFQDYPLDALATTSVLFGSMILFQLLRGFVLDVAFRIIMKFAKEPPESKMFKFAVQAIYAFRIRLTEYPQYCRDLLKEVPALKSQAQVYQSIVEAATLANTPKERPRPVQEMIPLKYFVVEEVSCQINQEGAPKDVVEKVLFVLNNVTSANLNNKVDDLKKSLTPNYFSWFSTYLVTQRAKTEPNYHELYSQVVVAIGSGLLHQFMINVTLRQLFSLLSTKEEQAIDKKHLKNLASWLGFITLALNKPIKHKNIAFRELLLEAYKENRLEIVVPFVTKVLQGASESKIFRPPNPWSVGILKLLIELNEKANWKLSLTFEVEVLLKSFNLTTKSLKPSNFIDTPESIETLSGALGSITIEQQQTEQQRQIILMQQHQQQMLIYQQRQQQQQQRQQQQQHHMGTITDQQGAFGGEGAISHDNPFNSLLGSTIFVTHPDLKRVFQMALAKSVREILLEVVEKSSGIAVVTTTKIILKDFATEVDESKLKTAAIIMVRHLAQSLARATSIEPLKEGIRSTMQSLAPNLMSLSSSPAEELDTAINENIGIALILIEKASMDKSTQDLADQLMQAIAIRRYHKERRADQPFITQNTNPYSLSLPEPLGLKNTGITSQQFRVYEEFGKNIPNLDVIPFAGLPAHAPPMNQNMNLSQPQQPQPQMPAQLLTPEQIRAQQQQQQQQQQQQQQQQQQQQQQQQQQQQQQQQQQQQQQQQQQQQQQQQQQQQQQQQQQQQQQLQKNHLNQPPQSAQPSGLNVSNTQAGVTAVQSDLEQNQRVLVQLMDILVSQIKENAAKNNLAELGDQNQIKTIIFQILTFIAKSAQKDQLALKVSQAVVNSLFATSESSLCREVLSLLLEKLCSLSLVARKDVVWWLVYALDSRKFNVPVIRSLLEVNLIDATELDNVLVTAMKNDMENSTDFAIKLIQNSVLSDDPILMRMDFIKTLEYLSSLDDENVKKFIEDFEDTKIMPVKKGTKTTRTEKFYLVFTEWVKLLQRVEYNDILTTVFIKQLVEKGVISDTDNLITFVKSSLELSVSSFKESDPTDEVFIAIDALGSLIVKLLILQDFKDHTRKDYINAIFSVIVLVFAKDHSQEDTSFNERPYFRLFSNILYEWATIRTHDFVRISDSKTRQELTEFDSVFYNTFSGYLHSLQPFAFPGFSFAWVTLLSHRMLLPVMLRLPKKIGWEKLMLLIIDLFRFLDQYTSKHAVSDAISVVYKGTLRVILGISNDVPSFLIENHYELMNNLPPTYFQLKNVILSAIPKHMTVPNPYDVDLSMNDIPSCKELPEVFFDPVIDLHSLKKPVDNYLRIPSNSLLRTILNSIYRDTYDIKKGVGYDILSVDSKLIRAIVLHVGIEAGIEYKRTSSNAVFNTKSSYYSLLFNLIQNGTIEMKYQIILAIVEQLRYPNIHTYWFSFVLMTMFKSEEWDDQKLEVQEIILRNFLKRIIVNKPHTWGISVFFTQLINSADISLLDLPFVQSVPEIKLILQQLVKYSKKYTGCEQNERPLNIDGRQTPLQSNA; encoded by the coding sequence ATGCTATCGGCCACATCCAGCGATTTGAATACAGCATCTAATTTTCATACAGTTAAGGAAAAACAGGCCGCTCAAATCCTCATTGCACAGATTAGTTTATTATTCACGACTCTTAACAACAGCAATTTTGAATCCGTGGAAAGAGAAATTAAACACATTCTAGACAGATCGCCCGTagatatatacataaaagTTTGGCAGCGACTATTAACCCTTAGTTCCCAGGACATATTAAAATCGGGAAAATTTTTACCTCAAGAGAATTTACTGCATAGATTATTACTGAAATTTGCTGAGGATTTACCAAAGAAAAGCACAGATCTTATtaaacttttgaaagaacgAACTTTTGAGGATCAGGAGTTCCAAAAACAGACAGGAATTACATTATCACGTTTTATTAATCTATTTGATAAATCTGCAAATAAGGACCTTATAACATCGCTTGACCACTCCTCTCAGATTAAAAacttaaagaaaatcaaaatgaatCACACGAATTACctaagaaattttttccttcaaactACACCAGAAACATTAGAGTCCAATTTACGTGACTTGTTGCATTCATTGGAAGGGGAAAGTTTGAATGATTTGCTAGCTCTTTTACTGTCGGAGATACTTTCACCGGGATCTCAGAACTTACAAAACGACCCTAGGCAGAGTTGGTTGACACCTTCAATTGTTGTGGACGCCACTAAATGTGGCGCAATTATAGCAAGGTCTATCAGTTCTGTGCAATCCAACCTGATAAATTGGAATCGTGTATTTAATCTAATGTCAACAAAATACTTCTTAAGTGTACCACTAATGGCTACTACAGCTTCTCTAAGTGGTTTATTTGCCGCATTACACGATGGACCAGTCATTGacgaatttttcagttgcGATTGGaaagtcattttcaaattagATTTGGCCATTCAACTACATAAATGGTCCGTACAGAACGGCTGCTTCGATTTATTAACCGCAGAAGGCACTAGGAAGGTCTCTGATTCAATTCCGAACACGAAGGAATCTTTACTCTATTTATTATCCATTGCATCATTAAATCTGGAATTATTTTTACAGAGGGAAGAATTGTCTGATAGCCCTATGCTAGCctattttcaagaatgtttttttgaagatttcaacCACGCTCCCGAGTACCTTGTTTTGGCATTGATCAAAGATATGAAGCGCTTTATCTTATTGATAGAGAACAAGGCAATCGTAGATGAAATATTGATTACCTTATTGGTTCAGGTTCATAATAAATCGCCatcatctttcaaagacGTTATTTCCACGATAACCGATGATTCTAAAATCGTAGATGCTGCCAAAATTATAATCAGTTCTGATGATGTACCTACTGCAAACTTCTTTAATTCGTTATCGGATACCGGAAGATTAGACTCGGTCATTAACAAACTTTCCTTCAGTGAAGCTTTTAAAATTTTACCATGTGTGAGACAAATTGGCTGGGAAGGGTTCGAAAGTTTtctgaaaacaaaaatgtcaCCATCTAACGTCGATATAGTGCTGGAATCACTAGAATCTCAAACGAAAATGACTGATGCAAACACTTCATTCAGGTCTTCAAAAACATTTGATCTATTTGCCTTGCATTCGCTAATCAACGCATTGAATAAATGCCCATTAGACGCACTTCAATTACAAAGGTTTGAATCCTtagaattttctttattgattGCTTTCCCAagattgataaattttggttttggACATGACGAAGCTATTTTGGCCAATGGTGATATCACAGTAATTAATagtgatattgaaaaggagATGCAAAACTATTTACAGAAAATGTATAGTGGCGAATTAGCCATTAAAGATGTCATCGAACTTTTGAGAAGATTAAGAGATAGCGATATGCCAAGAGACCAGGAAATATTTACATGTATCACTCATGCTGTTATTGCAGAATCAAGTTTCTTCCAGGATTATCCATTGGATGCATTGGCTACTACATCTGTTCTTTTTGGATCAATGATTCTCTTCCAATTACTACGTGGGTTTGTATTGGACGTTGCATTCCGTATAATCATGAAATTTGCTAAGGAGCCTCCCGAGTCCAAGATGTTTAAATTTGCTGTGCAAGCTATTTATGCATTTAGAATACGTTTGACCGAATATCCACAATACTGTAGGGATCTATTGAAGGAAGTTCCGGCATTAAAGTCACAAGCTCAGGTTTACCAATCCATTGTCGAAGCGGCTACCTTAGCGAATACTCCAAAAGAAAGGCCAAGACCTGTTCAAGAAATGATCCCACTAAAGTATTTTGTAGTAGAAGAAGTTTCATGTCAAATCAACCAAGAAGGCGCTCCAAAAGATGTCGTagaaaaagttctttttgttctcaATAATGTTACATCGGCTAATTTGAATAACAAGGTCGatgacttgaagaaaagtttaaCGCCCAATTACTTTTCTTGGTTCTCCACCTATTTGGTTACTCAAAGAGCCAAAACTGAACCTAATTATCATGAACTTTATAGCCAAGTAGTAGTTGCTATTGGATCAGGGCTGCTACACCAGTTTATGATCAACGTTACTTTGAGGCAATTATTCAGTCTGTTGTCTACAAAGGAGGAGCAGGCTATCGATAAAAAACACCTGAAGAATTTAGCTTCATGGTTGGGATTTATCACTTTAGCCTTGAACAAGCCAATCAAACACAAGAATATTGCATTCAGGGAGCTGTTACTTGAAGCTTATAAGGAAAATAGATTAGAAATAGTTGTACCATTCGTGACAAAGGTTTTACAAGGGGCCTCcgaatcaaaaattttcagacCACCGAACCCATGGTCCGTTGGCATATTGAAGCTGTTGATTGAACTCAACGAAAAGGCAAATTGGAAATTAAGCCTCacttttgaagttgaagTTTTATTAAAGTCATTTAATTTAACAACCAAGTCTTTGAAGCCTTcaaatttcattgataCTCCAGAAAGTATTGAAACTTTGTCAGGGGCTCTGGGTTCAATTACCATAGAGCAACAGCAAACTGAACAGCAAAGACAGATCATATTAATGCAACagcatcaacaacaaatgCTAATATATCAACaaagacaacaacaacagcagcaaagacaacaacaacaacaacatcatATGGGTACAATAACGGATCAACAGGGGGCCTTTGGTGGTGAAGGGGCAATCTCACATGATAACCCTTTCAATAGCTTACTTGGCTCTACTATCTTCGTTACTCATCCCGATTTGAAGAgggtttttcaaatggCTTTAGCTAAGTCGGTTCGCGAAATTTTGTTGGAGGTAGTTGAAAAATCGTCGGGGATTGCTGTTGttacaacaacaaaaataattctCAAAGACTTTGCCACCGAAGTTGATGAATCTAAGCTTAAAACCGCTGCAATCATTATGGTAAGGCACTTAGCACAAAGTTTGGCTCGCGCTACTTCTATCGAACCATTGAAAGAGGGTATTCGTTCTACCATGCAATCGCTAGCGCCAAATTTAAtgtctctttcttcctctCCAGCAGAGGAACTTGACACAGCCATAAACGAAAATATTGGAATTGCCTTAATTTTAATTGAAAAGGCGTCTATGGATAAGTCCACTCAAGATTTGGCAGACCAGTTGATGCAAGCAATTGCTATTCGTCGTTATCATAAGGAAAGACGAGCTGATCAACCATTTATAACTCAAAACACCAACCCATATTCATTATCCTTGCCGGAACCTCTGGGCTTGAAAAACACTGGTATTACTTCTCAACAATTTAGGGTATACGAAGAGTTTGGTAAAAATATTCCAAACCTAGATGTTATTCCGTTCGCAGGATTACCTGCTCATGCTCCTCCAATGAATCAAAATATGAATTTATCTCAACCGCAGCAACCACAACCACAAATGCCTGCTCAGCTGTTAACTCCCGAACAAATAAGAGctcaacagcaacagcaacagcaacaacaacagcaacaacaacagcagcaacagcaacaacagcagcaacagcaacagcaacagcaacagcaacaacaacaacaacaacaacaacaacaacaacaacaacaacaacaacagcaacagcaacaacaacaacaacagcaacagcaacagcagcagcagcaattACAGAAGAACCATTTAAATCAACCTCCTCAATCAGCTCAACCGTCAGGCTTAAATGTTTCAAATACTCAGGCTGGCGTTACTGCGGTTCAATCAGACCTAGAGCAAAATCAACGTGTTCTTGTTCAACTCATGGATATTCTAGTTTCtcaaattaaagaaaatgctgcGAAGAATAACTTGGCTGAATTGGGTGATCAgaatcaaatcaaaacgattatttttcaaattttgacCTTTATTGCAAAGAGCGCACAAAAGGATCAACTAGCATTAAAGGTTTCCCAAGCTGTCGTGAATAGTCTTTTTGCTACCAGTGAGAGTTCCCTATGTAGAGAAGTGTTGTCTTTACTCTTAGAGAAACTATGTTCTTTATCTCTCGTCGCTAGAAAAGACGTTGTTTGGTGGCTAGTTTATGCTCTGGACAGTagaaaattcaatgtcCCGGTTATCAGGTCTTTATTAGAAGTTAATTTGATCGACGCTACGGAATTAGATAACGTTTTGGTCACTGCAATGAAGAACGACATGGAAAATTCTACTGACTTTGCCATTAAAttgattcaaaattctgTATTATCTGATGATCCAATTCTGATGAGAATGgatttcatcaaaactTTGGAGTATTTATCTTCGCTAGACGATGAAAACGTAAAAAAGTTTATCGAAGACTTCGAGGATACTAAAATAATGCCAGTAAAAAAGGGTACCAAGACCACAAGGacagaaaaattttatttggtGTTTACAGAATGGGTAAAATTGCTTCAAAGAGTTGAATATAACGACATACTGACCACCGTCTTCATCAAGCAGTTGGTGGAGAAGGGCGTCATCAGCGATACTGATAATTTGATCACGTTTGTCAAAAGTTCTCTCGAACTAtctgtttcttcattcaaGGAAAGCGATCCTACCGATGAAGTTTTCATTGCTATCGATGCTTTGGGATCGCTAATTGTGAAACTGTTGATTTTACAGGACTTCAAAGACCATACAAGAAAAGACTACATTAACGCAATATTTTCTGTGATTGTTTTGGTATTTGCCAAGGATCATAGCCAGGAAGATACCTCCTTTAATGAGAGACCATATTTCAgacttttttccaacatATTATACGAATGGGCCACCATTAGGACGCATGATTTTGTAAGGATATCCGACTCAAAAACTAGACAAGAGTTGACTGAATTTGATTCTGTATTTTACAATACCTTCTCCGGCTATTTGCACTCTCTGCAACCGTTCGCCTTCCCTGGATTCTCATTTGCATGGGTAACATTATTATCTCACAGAATGTTATTACCTGTCATGTTAAGATTGCCCAAGAAAATTGGTTGGGAAAAATTAATGCTCTTAATAATTGACCTATTTAGATTTTTGGATCAGTACACGAGTAAACATGCCGTCTCTGATGCTATCTCCGTTGTTTATAAAGGCACACTTCGTGTCATTTTAGGTATTTCCAATGATGTAccatcttttttgattgaaaatCATTATGAATTAATGAACAACTTACCCCCAACCTATTTTCAACTGAAGAACGTTATTTTATCGGCTATTCCTAAACACATGACTGTTCCAAACCCATATGATGTGGATCTTTCTATGAACGATATTCCGTCATGCAAGGAATTACCTGAAGTATTCTTTGACCCTGTAATTGACTTacattctttgaaaaaaccaGTCGACAACTACCTACGTATTCCTTCCAATTCATTACTAAGAACTATCCTAAACTCAATTTACAGAGATACCTATGACATAAAAAAGGGTGTTGGCTACGACATTTTATCCGTTGATAGTAAATTGATCCGTGCTATTGTATTGCATGTGGGTATTGAAGCGGGAATAGAATATAAAAGAACGTCATCAAACGCGGTATTCAATACGAAATCTTCCTATTACTCATTATTGTTTAACCTGATTCAAAACGGTACCATCGAAATGAAATACCAAATCATACTAGCCATTGTCGAACAACTGAGGTACCCAAATATCCATACTTACTGGTTCAGCTTTGTATTAATGACTATGTTCAAAAGCGAAGAGTGGGATGACCAGAAACTCGAAGTTCAAGAGAtcattttgagaaattttttgaaaaggattATTGTTAACAAGCCTCACACGTGGGGTATATCAGTTTTCTTTACTCAATTGATCAACAGCGCTGATATTAGCCTCCTAGATCTGCCATTTGTACAAAGCGTTCCTGAAATCAAACTAATTTTACAACAATTAGttaaatattcaaaaaaatacaccGGTTGTGAGCAAAATGAGAGACCTCTTAACATCGACGGTAGGCAAACTCCCCTACAATCCAACGcataa